One region of Polynucleobacter sp. Adler-ghost genomic DNA includes:
- a CDS encoding UxaA family hydrolase, translating into MTNLKDATFLGYRRENGRMGIRNHVLILPLDDLSNAACEAVANNIKGTMAIPHSYGRLQFGADLDLHFRTLIGTGSNPNVAAVVVIGIEPQWTKIIVDGIKASGKPVEGFWIEGNGDTATIASASKAAYNMMKHASKQKRVSAPLSELWVSTKCGESDTTSGCGANPTVGDAFDKLYAIGSTMVFGETTELTGGEHLVEARCRTPEVKKKFREMFDRYQDVIERHKTSDLSDSQPTKGNIAGGLTTIEEKALGNIQKIGKKCIVDSVLDKGEEPKIPGLHFMDSSSAAAEMVTLCAAAGFTAHFFPTGQGNVIGNAILPVIKICANPKTVRTMGEHIDVDVSGLLRREENMDQAGDKLLDCLKRTADGELTASEILGHREFVLTRLYESA; encoded by the coding sequence ATGACTAATTTGAAAGACGCGACCTTCTTAGGTTATCGCCGTGAAAACGGCCGCATGGGTATTCGTAATCACGTATTGATTTTGCCTTTGGATGACTTATCCAATGCAGCCTGTGAAGCAGTAGCAAACAATATCAAAGGAACGATGGCGATTCCTCACTCCTATGGTCGTTTACAGTTCGGAGCTGACTTGGATTTACACTTTCGCACCTTAATTGGTACAGGTTCCAATCCGAACGTAGCTGCTGTAGTTGTAATTGGGATTGAGCCGCAGTGGACCAAAATTATCGTTGATGGCATTAAGGCATCAGGCAAGCCAGTTGAGGGATTCTGGATTGAAGGTAATGGAGACACAGCAACCATTGCTTCCGCAAGTAAAGCTGCTTACAACATGATGAAGCATGCATCTAAGCAAAAACGTGTTTCTGCTCCATTATCTGAGCTATGGGTTTCCACCAAATGCGGTGAATCCGATACAACTTCTGGATGTGGTGCAAACCCAACCGTAGGCGATGCTTTTGATAAGTTGTATGCAATTGGCTCCACCATGGTGTTTGGTGAAACTACTGAGTTAACTGGTGGTGAGCATTTGGTTGAAGCGCGTTGCCGTACTCCTGAGGTTAAGAAAAAGTTCCGCGAGATGTTTGATCGCTACCAGGATGTGATTGAGCGTCATAAGACGAGCGATCTGTCTGACTCTCAGCCAACCAAAGGGAATATTGCAGGTGGTTTAACAACCATTGAAGAGAAGGCTTTAGGCAATATCCAAAAAATTGGTAAAAAATGTATTGTGGATAGCGTGCTTGATAAAGGTGAAGAGCCAAAGATTCCTGGATTGCATTTCATGGACTCATCATCAGCCGCCGCTGAAATGGTTACCTTGTGCGCAGCTGCAGGTTTTACAGCTCACTTCTTCCCAACAGGTCAAGGTAACGTGATCGGTAATGCAATTCTTCCAGTCATTAAGATTTGCGCTAATCCAAAGACTGTTCGTACTATGGGTGAGCACATCGACGTTGACGTGTCTGGCTTATTGCGTCGCGAAGAGAATATGGACCAGGCGGGAGATAAGTTGTTGGATTGCTTGAAGCGTACAGCGGATGGCGAGTTGACTGCTTCTGAGATTCTTGGTCATCGTGAGTTTGTGTTGACACGTTTATACGAATCAGCATAA
- a CDS encoding SAF domain-containing protein yields MIHFVVHEPADGVGVVVVEGVKAGTDLIGWVMDGDLTLNIKSESDIPIGHKISLNDFKPGDTVMKYGVDIGKVVAPIKKGEHLHVQNVKTKRW; encoded by the coding sequence ATGATCCACTTTGTCGTGCATGAGCCAGCAGATGGCGTAGGTGTAGTAGTAGTTGAGGGTGTAAAGGCCGGAACTGACTTAATTGGTTGGGTCATGGATGGCGACCTTACTTTGAATATTAAGTCTGAAAGTGATATTCCTATTGGTCACAAAATTTCATTGAACGATTTCAAACCAGGTGACACGGTAATGAAATACGGCGTTGATATTGGCAAGGTAGTAGCCCCAATCAAAAAAGGCGAACACCTTCACGTCCAAAACGTAAAAACTAAGCGCTGGTAA
- a CDS encoding Ldh family oxidoreductase translates to MNLSYPEILELANSGLKAAGINSKAAYETAQFLALAELDGLASHGLARVSQYAAHAKNGRIELDPKLRVRPFKTAAALVDARDGLAFPALRFATDLSVNLASKNGLGLVAVTNSHHFGVAGHYVEAAARAGYVSLLFGNTPAAMPMVGGTKAIFGTNPLAAAFPTASGDPLVIDMSLSAVARGKLLVAAKNGQAIPEGWALTADGKPTTDPQEGLKGLMLPLGGDKGALLALIVELLVVGLSGSRFSYEADSFFDPKGNRPRIGQLMLTIDTGLAGKSVFASRIEDFIKALSADAGTRLPGQRRFQQRATGFSNGVTVLDVVVEEIQAGIRQSWTE, encoded by the coding sequence ATGAATCTGAGCTATCCAGAGATTCTTGAGCTAGCAAACTCAGGCCTCAAGGCTGCTGGGATCAATTCAAAAGCAGCTTATGAGACCGCACAGTTTCTGGCGCTGGCGGAGTTAGATGGTTTGGCTTCGCATGGTTTGGCAAGAGTTTCACAATATGCTGCGCATGCGAAAAATGGCCGAATCGAGCTAGACCCCAAGTTAAGGGTCCGCCCATTTAAAACGGCAGCTGCTTTGGTCGATGCACGTGATGGCCTGGCTTTTCCTGCACTTCGTTTTGCAACTGACCTATCAGTCAATCTAGCCTCCAAAAATGGTCTTGGTTTAGTGGCTGTAACTAATAGCCATCATTTTGGCGTTGCCGGGCATTATGTTGAGGCTGCAGCCCGAGCAGGTTATGTCTCTCTTCTATTTGGAAATACTCCAGCTGCAATGCCGATGGTTGGCGGTACAAAAGCAATCTTTGGAACCAACCCTCTGGCCGCAGCTTTCCCCACCGCGAGCGGCGACCCTTTAGTTATAGATATGTCACTTTCTGCTGTAGCCCGCGGAAAACTCCTGGTTGCTGCAAAAAATGGTCAAGCGATTCCAGAAGGGTGGGCATTGACTGCGGATGGCAAGCCAACTACGGATCCACAAGAAGGCTTAAAGGGTTTGATGCTTCCTTTGGGTGGCGATAAAGGGGCATTACTTGCTCTCATCGTTGAATTGCTGGTAGTCGGACTTTCAGGCAGCCGTTTTTCTTATGAGGCGGATTCCTTTTTTGACCCTAAAGGCAATCGCCCGCGCATTGGCCAGCTGATGTTAACTATTGATACAGGTTTGGCAGGTAAATCTGTTTTTGCCAGTCGAATCGAAGACTTTATCAAGGCCTTAAGTGCTGACGCAGGCACTCGTCTTCCTGGACAACGTCGTTTTCAGCAGCGCGCTACAGGATTTAGTAATGGCGTCACGGTTTTGGATGTGGTTGTAGAAGAAATTCAGGCTGGCATCCGCCAGTCATGGACTGAGTAG
- a CDS encoding tripartite tricarboxylate transporter substrate binding protein, producing MFENKKYNLSRRLVLLAGALTLALPQLATAQSWPTKPIKLIIPFAAGGTTDILGRLLAQQLTKDLGQNVIVENKGGAGGNIAAEFVAQAPADGYTIMLASGSMLTVNPSLYKKLPVNYSKDFVNITNVASGPMLLSVSTKIPVKNLNEFITYAKTKDLNFGSAGIGSQVHMAAENLTYSANIPATHVPYKGESAAINDLVSGQIDFMVGNLTAATGFAKAGQIKPIAVTSAKRVKQLPDVPTVAESGISGFESTGWFGLVAPANTPKVITDKIYDATVKAVKSDAMQKSLELNGLSPVVNSQKDFDAQIKAESANWEKVIKGRNISAQ from the coding sequence ATGTTTGAGAATAAAAAATATAATTTAAGTAGACGTTTAGTATTACTTGCAGGCGCACTTACCCTTGCATTACCTCAATTAGCAACAGCACAGTCCTGGCCAACAAAGCCAATTAAGTTAATTATTCCTTTTGCAGCTGGCGGAACCACTGATATTCTTGGCCGACTCTTAGCCCAACAGTTGACGAAAGATCTAGGACAAAACGTCATTGTTGAAAATAAGGGTGGCGCTGGTGGCAATATCGCCGCTGAATTTGTAGCACAAGCTCCTGCAGATGGCTACACCATCATGCTAGCCTCAGGAAGTATGTTGACTGTGAATCCGAGTTTGTATAAAAAATTGCCGGTCAATTACAGTAAAGATTTTGTGAATATCACCAATGTGGCTAGCGGCCCAATGCTGCTATCTGTCAGCACTAAAATCCCAGTCAAGAATTTAAATGAATTTATTACCTATGCAAAAACTAAGGATCTGAATTTTGGCTCTGCAGGTATTGGAAGCCAAGTTCATATGGCTGCTGAAAACTTAACTTATTCTGCCAACATTCCAGCGACCCACGTGCCTTATAAGGGTGAATCTGCTGCCATCAACGACCTAGTATCGGGACAAATAGACTTTATGGTTGGTAACCTCACTGCCGCAACAGGTTTTGCAAAAGCCGGTCAAATTAAGCCAATTGCCGTGACTAGCGCTAAACGCGTCAAGCAACTTCCCGATGTGCCAACGGTTGCCGAAAGCGGCATCTCTGGATTTGAAAGTACCGGTTGGTTTGGTTTGGTGGCACCGGCCAACACTCCTAAGGTCATTACGGACAAAATCTATGACGCTACTGTTAAGGCGGTGAAGTCAGATGCGATGCAAAAGAGTTTGGAGCTTAATGGCTTAAGCCCGGTAGTGAATTCTCAGAAAGACTTTGATGCCCAGATAAAAGCTGAATCAGCTAACTGGGAAAAAGTGATTAAAGGTCGCAATATTAGCGCTCAGTAA
- a CDS encoding sulfite exporter TauE/SafE family protein, whose protein sequence is MIEPASFLLAALVVLCAFFIFGVSGFGSSIVAVPLLVQIYPLKVVVPMMVIIDICASLYVGRRSSGDANTQELKWLFPFSLIGMVLGIFLLIRAPSEPLLLILGIFAAINGIRILVQRNVEFRDPINRWWAVPFGFFGGVFTALFATGGPVYVSYLGLRINNPKVLRATMAFAIFILAFLRLTLMLVTGLILSWEVIGLAVCLMPVTFLGMWAGSHIHTKLSNASMRIAYGSILFFSGLMLLLRQIT, encoded by the coding sequence TTGATTGAGCCAGCCTCATTTTTGCTAGCAGCATTGGTAGTTCTTTGCGCATTTTTTATCTTTGGGGTTTCTGGGTTTGGCTCTTCAATTGTGGCTGTCCCTTTGCTCGTGCAGATATACCCACTGAAAGTGGTAGTGCCAATGATGGTCATCATTGATATTTGTGCCTCCCTGTACGTCGGAAGAAGGTCATCTGGTGATGCGAATACTCAAGAGTTGAAATGGCTCTTTCCTTTTAGCTTAATTGGAATGGTATTGGGAATCTTTTTATTGATCAGGGCACCAAGCGAACCCTTGCTACTGATTCTCGGGATATTTGCGGCCATTAATGGTATTCGTATTTTAGTTCAGAGAAATGTCGAGTTTCGAGATCCAATTAATAGATGGTGGGCAGTGCCATTTGGATTCTTTGGCGGTGTATTTACGGCCCTTTTTGCTACGGGCGGACCCGTATATGTTTCTTATCTCGGCTTAAGAATTAATAATCCCAAGGTGCTTCGTGCGACTATGGCATTTGCCATTTTTATACTGGCATTTTTACGACTCACCTTAATGCTGGTTACTGGGCTCATCTTAAGCTGGGAGGTAATTGGCCTTGCAGTTTGCTTAATGCCAGTGACTTTCTTGGGAATGTGGGCAGGCTCACATATTCACACTAAGCTTAGCAATGCCTCTATGCGTATCGCCTACGGATCAATATTATTTTTTTCTGGCTTGATGTTACTGCTCAGGCAAATCACCTAA
- a CDS encoding L-aspartate oxidase: MNIATLETDILILGSGGAGLFAALHAHQTNPNLHITIAVKGLLGKCGCTRMVQGGYNVALAEGDSVERHFMDTIEGGKWLSDQELAWTLVNKAVERIRELENELGCFFDRNPDGTVHQKAFAGQTFDRTVHKGDLTGIEIISRLAEQVWSRGIHRLEEHRAVELIHSADGKSLAGVLMLNMTTGQFTLVRAKAVLLATGGGPTMYKYHTPSGDKSCDGLAMALRAGLTLRDMEMVQFHPTGLLAGPGTRMTGTVLEEGLRGAGGYLLNGNQERFMGNYDPRNERATRDIVSRSINSEIRAGRATPNGGVYIQMSHLGPDNVRKQFKGMVERCADSGFDLAGDLVEVVPTAHYMMGGLIFKADCSTELPGLFAAGEDTGGVHGANRLGGNGVANSTVFGGIAGEEMAKWVVSQNLQECNMEEVRASIKAHEAPLERPAGDIESIRDALAECMWDDVGISRTRESLLRARVKLDELDRQLHQMGVGNIQREYSITWQDWMNLSNLILVSKSVTEAALARENSRGAHYRDDFPQPGSLEESYFTAAHLGKDGLEIKNRPVQFTMIKPGETILVEA, from the coding sequence ATGAATATCGCCACGCTTGAAACAGATATTCTCATTCTCGGTTCTGGCGGTGCAGGACTTTTTGCGGCTCTGCACGCACACCAAACCAATCCAAATCTTCATATCACCATTGCCGTAAAGGGACTGCTCGGTAAATGTGGTTGTACTCGCATGGTGCAAGGTGGTTATAACGTGGCACTAGCAGAGGGCGACTCTGTTGAACGTCATTTTATGGACACAATCGAAGGTGGTAAATGGTTGTCGGATCAAGAGTTGGCTTGGACATTGGTAAATAAGGCGGTTGAACGTATTCGTGAGCTTGAGAATGAGCTCGGCTGTTTCTTTGACCGCAATCCGGATGGCACAGTTCATCAAAAAGCGTTTGCTGGACAAACATTTGACCGAACAGTTCATAAGGGAGATTTGACTGGTATTGAAATTATCAGTCGACTGGCTGAGCAGGTATGGTCAAGAGGAATTCATCGTCTTGAGGAGCATAGGGCAGTCGAGTTAATTCATAGTGCTGATGGAAAGTCACTTGCTGGCGTATTAATGCTTAATATGACGACTGGTCAGTTCACACTGGTACGAGCTAAAGCAGTGCTGTTGGCTACAGGTGGCGGACCAACAATGTACAAGTACCACACACCTTCGGGTGATAAGAGTTGTGACGGCCTAGCTATGGCACTTCGTGCGGGCCTTACTTTACGCGACATGGAGATGGTGCAATTTCATCCTACCGGATTATTAGCAGGGCCAGGCACTAGGATGACGGGAACCGTACTTGAGGAAGGATTGCGTGGTGCAGGCGGATATTTGCTCAATGGCAATCAAGAGCGCTTTATGGGCAACTACGATCCTCGTAATGAACGCGCTACTCGAGATATCGTTTCGCGATCGATTAATTCTGAAATTAGGGCAGGTAGAGCTACCCCGAATGGCGGCGTCTATATTCAGATGAGCCACCTTGGTCCTGATAATGTGCGCAAGCAATTCAAAGGTATGGTCGAGCGATGTGCCGACAGTGGCTTTGATTTGGCGGGAGATCTAGTAGAGGTAGTCCCAACTGCGCATTACATGATGGGCGGATTAATTTTTAAGGCGGACTGTAGCACCGAGTTACCAGGTTTATTTGCAGCAGGTGAAGATACTGGAGGGGTCCACGGAGCTAATCGTTTAGGTGGAAATGGTGTGGCCAACTCTACTGTATTTGGCGGTATTGCCGGCGAAGAAATGGCGAAGTGGGTCGTATCTCAGAATTTGCAAGAGTGCAATATGGAAGAAGTGCGCGCCAGTATCAAGGCGCATGAGGCCCCATTAGAGAGGCCAGCAGGCGATATTGAATCGATTCGTGATGCTCTAGCTGAATGTATGTGGGATGACGTGGGCATCTCCAGAACCAGGGAAAGTTTGTTACGTGCTCGCGTGAAGCTCGATGAGCTAGATAGGCAACTGCATCAAATGGGAGTTGGCAATATCCAAAGGGAATACAGTATTACCTGGCAAGATTGGATGAATTTAAGCAATCTCATCTTGGTGAGCAAGTCGGTAACAGAGGCTGCTCTTGCTCGAGAAAACTCAAGAGGTGCTCATTATCGTGATGATTTTCCGCAGCCCGGCTCTTTGGAGGAGTCGTACTTTACCGCTGCTCATCTAGGTAAAGATGGTTTAGAAATTAAAAATAGGCCAGTTCAATTTACGATGATTAAACCTGGCGAGACTATTTTGGTAGAGGCTTGA
- a CDS encoding fumarate hydratase C-terminal domain-containing protein, which translates to MAHYNLPTPVSESDIRKLRINDTVTLQNTLFGIRDATQIHMFDKGRKTRFDLNGHAVIHTAPNVRKVAVSEEFPAGYQAICIGTTTSDRMERFTRPLMTENGVRMIVGKGGMREDSAAAFQEIGGVYLAIIGGTAALETTWIEQIEDVDMDDLNPESLWRFKIKDFGPLLVAMDSHGGSIYQEVKSDVARNKEAVLKSLGISL; encoded by the coding sequence ATGGCCCACTATAACCTTCCAACTCCCGTTAGTGAATCGGATATTCGTAAGCTGCGTATTAATGACACGGTGACTCTGCAAAACACCTTATTTGGTATTCGGGATGCTACGCAAATCCATATGTTTGATAAGGGTCGAAAGACTCGCTTTGATCTTAATGGTCATGCAGTAATTCATACGGCCCCGAATGTGCGCAAGGTAGCGGTAAGTGAAGAATTTCCAGCCGGGTATCAAGCAATCTGTATTGGTACAACCACCTCAGATCGTATGGAGCGTTTTACTCGTCCATTGATGACCGAGAATGGTGTGCGAATGATTGTAGGTAAGGGCGGTATGCGCGAAGACTCTGCAGCAGCCTTTCAGGAAATTGGCGGCGTATATCTTGCAATTATTGGGGGTACAGCGGCGTTAGAGACAACGTGGATTGAGCAAATTGAAGATGTGGATATGGATGATCTCAATCCAGAGTCTCTTTGGCGTTTCAAGATCAAAGACTTTGGCCCTTTACTAGTGGCAATGGATAGTCATGGCGGCAGCATTTATCAAGAAGTGAAAAGTGATGTTGCACGCAATAAAGAGGCTGTATTAAAGAGCTTAGGAATTTCCTTATGA
- a CDS encoding fumarate hydratase, with protein sequence MQLQMKAVEEACKELYIRALKVLPDDVKAGIERLNQGESDARAQVVLKTMITNITVAEREDNLLCQDTGLPIYKVKIGRNVQLDGMELKAAIRKGCERATTEYPLRSSVVHPITRKNNHTSCGIDMPAISIDFCDDDEMLEIEMVPKGSGSENNSFLKMAIPADGINGVKAFVIESVVSAGGKTCPPTIVGVGIGGTSEQCVAMAKRAATRALGSICSDEEGAKLEQELTAAVNKLGIGPQGLGGDGTAFAVHVELAHTHITLNPVAVNMQCHSARRARATFTPHGVTYGF encoded by the coding sequence ATGCAGTTACAAATGAAAGCAGTTGAAGAGGCTTGCAAGGAGCTCTATATTCGCGCCTTAAAGGTGCTTCCAGATGATGTTAAAGCCGGCATTGAGCGCTTAAATCAGGGTGAATCAGATGCACGTGCTCAGGTGGTTCTCAAAACGATGATCACGAACATTACCGTTGCGGAGCGCGAGGACAATCTACTCTGCCAAGATACTGGTTTGCCAATTTATAAGGTCAAGATTGGCCGTAATGTGCAACTAGATGGTATGGAACTCAAGGCAGCGATTCGTAAAGGTTGCGAACGTGCAACTACTGAGTACCCATTGCGCTCCTCTGTAGTGCATCCGATTACGCGTAAGAATAATCACACATCCTGCGGCATTGATATGCCGGCAATCAGCATCGATTTTTGTGATGATGATGAGATGCTTGAAATCGAGATGGTTCCCAAAGGGAGTGGTTCAGAAAACAATTCTTTTTTGAAGATGGCCATTCCTGCTGATGGAATTAATGGCGTTAAAGCCTTTGTGATCGAGAGCGTTGTGTCTGCGGGAGGCAAAACTTGTCCGCCAACGATTGTTGGTGTTGGCATCGGTGGTACCTCTGAGCAATGTGTTGCGATGGCCAAGCGTGCCGCTACAAGAGCATTAGGTAGCATCTGTAGCGACGAAGAGGGTGCTAAGTTAGAGCAAGAATTAACTGCTGCCGTGAATAAATTGGGTATTGGCCCCCAAGGCTTGGGTGGCGACGGTACGGCTTTTGCAGTTCATGTAGAACTTGCCCATACCCATATCACCTTAAATCCAGTAGCCGTCAATATGCAGTGTCACTCAGCGCGTAGAGCGCGAGCAACCTTCACGCCTCATGGTGTGACTTACGGATTCTAG
- the sdhC gene encoding succinate dehydrogenase, cytochrome b556 subunit, giving the protein MSPRPKLDLRAKSHLSYFAYACHRFSGLLLACFIPLHFLMLSQSLRGASGFERYLGLTDFWVFKFGEWALVILLAIHLVGGIRLIMIEFGPWRGLRKAWTQAAILFGITCGLLFLYLAN; this is encoded by the coding sequence ATGAGCCCGAGGCCAAAGCTCGATTTACGCGCAAAGTCTCACCTCTCTTATTTTGCTTATGCATGTCATCGCTTCTCCGGACTGCTGCTCGCTTGCTTTATCCCCCTGCATTTCTTAATGCTTTCGCAGTCTTTGCGTGGTGCCAGTGGATTTGAGCGCTATTTAGGCTTAACTGATTTTTGGGTTTTTAAATTCGGCGAATGGGCGCTAGTTATTTTGCTGGCGATCCATTTGGTAGGCGGAATTCGGCTCATCATGATTGAGTTTGGTCCATGGCGTGGTTTGCGTAAGGCTTGGACCCAAGCAGCCATTTTGTTCGGTATTACTTGCGGCCTTCTATTTTTGTATTTGGCAAATTGA
- a CDS encoding succinate dehydrogenase, which yields MSQAVMQAKLWYAQRISAMVLGLCVSIHLVIIFYAIRGGLTAEEILGRTQGNIAFAIFYEIFVLACFVHAPIGLANILEETFSKGFISKTLSSLLAVLILILGSTAVIGVYTGGAV from the coding sequence ATGAGTCAAGCCGTGATGCAGGCAAAGCTTTGGTATGCCCAGAGAATCAGTGCCATGGTTTTAGGTCTTTGTGTCAGCATCCACCTGGTCATTATTTTCTATGCAATACGTGGCGGCTTAACTGCTGAGGAGATTTTGGGGCGCACTCAAGGCAATATTGCCTTTGCTATTTTTTATGAGATTTTTGTTTTAGCCTGTTTTGTTCATGCGCCTATTGGCTTGGCTAACATCCTCGAAGAAACGTTTTCTAAGGGCTTCATTTCTAAGACCCTATCTTCGCTCCTAGCAGTCCTCATACTGATTCTAGGAAGCACGGCAGTGATTGGTGTCTACACCGGAGGTGCGGTATGA
- a CDS encoding succinate dehydrogenase/fumarate reductase iron-sulfur subunit, translated as MSNTDLKVKVWRGAQEGEFVEYLVPRNPNQTVLDVVTFIQRKLDPTLSYRFACRVGMCGSCAMTVNGVARWTCRTHVSQIVEGGSLEIAPLNNLPVIKDLATDMREFFNKWKGAVGFFKGDKTRHDDFARVEPQSPERQLANAGIECIGCGVCYSSCEVVQSRPNYLGPAALNRAWTLTNDVRDVQQLDRLRAVAGDEGCHACHTQGSCTERCPKKLEPTASIAGLKKLVARAAVRGSKWGKL; from the coding sequence ATGTCTAATACAGATCTCAAAGTAAAAGTCTGGCGCGGTGCTCAAGAGGGTGAGTTCGTTGAGTATTTGGTGCCTCGAAACCCAAATCAAACGGTGCTGGATGTCGTTACCTTTATTCAGCGTAAGCTAGATCCAACTCTCAGCTACCGCTTCGCTTGTCGGGTGGGCATGTGTGGTTCTTGCGCCATGACCGTGAATGGTGTTGCTCGCTGGACGTGTCGTACCCACGTTTCCCAGATTGTTGAAGGGGGCTCCCTAGAGATTGCCCCTCTGAACAATCTACCAGTCATTAAAGACCTTGCTACTGATATGCGAGAGTTCTTTAATAAGTGGAAGGGTGCAGTTGGTTTCTTCAAGGGGGATAAAACCCGTCATGATGATTTTGCAAGAGTAGAGCCGCAGTCACCGGAACGTCAATTAGCCAATGCTGGTATCGAATGCATCGGTTGTGGAGTGTGCTATTCCTCTTGTGAAGTTGTTCAGAGCCGCCCTAACTACCTCGGTCCAGCCGCCTTGAATCGTGCCTGGACCTTAACGAATGATGTGCGTGATGTACAGCAATTGGATCGCCTGCGTGCCGTTGCTGGTGATGAAGGTTGCCACGCATGCCATACGCAGGGATCCTGTACGGAGCGTTGCCCTAAGAAGCTTGAACCTACAGCTAGTATCGCTGGGTTAAAAAAGTTAGTGGCAAGAGCTGCTGTGCGAGGAAGTAAGTGGGGCAAGTTATGA
- a CDS encoding LysR substrate-binding domain-containing protein — protein MSSIRVLKNFLAISRHKSVAAAAREIGLTAAAAGQQLQQLEADIGVELFDRTKRSMTLNHHGRSLVEPIQEIIARYEALGSDFKSELSGTIVLGALVSTLMGAFGNTLNELKQSYPELEIKLIAGLSNNFLDQVIEGSLDAAIVTESPYALPQNVQWTELYSEPMVLIYPTVKNRKNFSTKSTSDDLPFIRFERNTWTGHLVDQTIRANKMVIKDSMELNSVEAIIELVRQGLGFAIVPRLANIAWETDKKLHISELAGKTIFRKVGLLERKKHSRQNVTQIIKQHFLSVLLN, from the coding sequence ATGTCCAGCATTCGAGTACTTAAAAACTTCCTAGCTATTTCAAGGCACAAGAGCGTGGCAGCCGCTGCACGTGAAATAGGTCTTACGGCGGCCGCTGCAGGACAGCAATTGCAGCAATTAGAAGCAGATATTGGTGTAGAGCTATTTGATAGAACCAAACGATCTATGACCCTCAATCACCATGGCAGATCCTTGGTTGAGCCAATCCAGGAAATCATTGCCCGCTATGAGGCCCTAGGATCTGACTTTAAATCTGAACTTAGCGGCACCATTGTTCTGGGCGCATTGGTCTCAACTTTAATGGGTGCCTTTGGAAATACATTGAATGAGCTTAAACAAAGCTACCCTGAACTTGAAATCAAGCTCATCGCAGGTCTCTCGAACAACTTTCTAGATCAAGTGATTGAGGGTAGTCTAGATGCGGCAATAGTTACTGAGTCACCCTATGCTTTGCCGCAAAATGTACAGTGGACGGAGTTGTATTCAGAGCCTATGGTACTGATTTATCCAACAGTCAAAAACAGAAAAAACTTTTCTACCAAAAGTACATCGGACGATCTGCCATTCATTCGATTTGAGAGAAATACTTGGACGGGGCACCTTGTAGATCAAACCATTCGCGCAAATAAAATGGTAATTAAAGATAGCATGGAACTGAATTCAGTAGAGGCGATCATTGAGCTCGTCAGGCAAGGACTAGGATTCGCAATTGTTCCGAGGCTAGCTAATATTGCCTGGGAGACTGACAAAAAATTACATATTTCAGAATTAGCAGGGAAGACTATTTTTCGTAAGGTCGGCTTGCTAGAACGAAAAAAACATAGTCGTCAAAATGTCACTCAAATTATTAAACAACATTTCTTATCTGTCTTACTCAATTAA